One segment of Drosophila mauritiana strain mau12 chromosome 3R, ASM438214v1, whole genome shotgun sequence DNA contains the following:
- the LOC117145828 gene encoding spaetzle-processing enzyme, whose translation MASTERNLLLLSLVVSALSGLVQRSDAAQISFGSCTPQQSDERGQCVHITSCPYLANLLMVEPKTPAQRVLLSKSQCGLDNRVEGLVNRILVCCPQSKRGNIVDSEPTPPTGDALQQGNVLPGNDVCGFLFADRIFGGTNTTLWEFPWMVLLQYKKLFSETYTFNCGGALLNSRYVLTAGHCLASRVLDKSGAVLHSVRLGEWDTRTDPDCTTQMNGQRICAPKHIDIEVEKGIIHEMYAPNSVDQRNDIALVRLKSSVSYTDYVRPICLPTDGLVQNNFVDYGMDVAGWGLTENMQPSAIKLKITVNVWNLTSCQEKYTSFKVKLDDSQMCAGGQLGVDTCGGDSGGPLMVPISTGGRDVFYIAGVTSYGTKPCGLKGWPGVYTRTGAFIDWIKEKLEP comes from the exons ATGGCTTCTACGGAACGGAATCTTCTGCTGCTGTCACTGGTGGTCAGCGCATTATCCGGCTTGGTCCAACGATCAG ACGCGGCGCAGATCAGCTTTGGCAGCTGTACGCCCCAGCAGAGCGATGAGCGCGGCCAGTGCGTCCACATAACCAGCTGCCCCTACCTGGCCAACCTGCTGATGGTGGAGCCAAAGACTCCCGCCCAGCGAGTCCTTCTCTCCAAGAGCCAGTGTGGCTTGGACAACAGGGTTGAGGGTTTGGTGAATCGAATATTGGTGTGCTGTCCGCAGAGCAAGCGGGGCAATATCGTGGACTCGGAACCAACTCCTCCGACGGGGGATGCACTGCAGCAGGGCAATGTGCTGCCTGGAAACGACGTCTGCGGCTTCCTTTTCGCTGATCGCATTTTCGGGGGCACCAATACTACCCTCTGGGAATTCCCATGGATGGTATTGCTGCAGTACAAAAAAC TTTTTTCTGAAACCTACACTTTCAACTGCGGCGGTGCGTTGCTCAACTCGCGCTACGTCCTGACCGCCGGACACTGCCTAGCCAGCCGAGTACTGGACAAATCCGGCGCCGTCCTGCACAGCGTTCGCCTGGGGGAGTGGGACACTCGTACCGATCCTGACTGCACCACCCAGATGAACGGACAGCGCATATGTGCGCCAAAACACATCGACATCGAGGTGGAGAAGGGCATCATCCACGAGATGTATGCCCCCAATTCCGTGGACCAACGTAATGACATTGCGTTGGTGCGCCTTAAGAGCAGTGTTAG CTACACCGACTACGTGCGTCCAATATGCCTGCCCACGGATGGCTTAGTCCAGAACAACTTCGTGGACTACGGCATGGATGTGGCCGGCTGGGGACTTACCGAGAACATGCAGCCAAGTGCGATCAAGCTGAAGATCACCGTCAACGTTTGGAACCTAACGAGTTGCCAGGAAAAGTACACCAGCTTCAAGGTGAAACTGGACGATTCTCAGATGTGTGCCGGCGGCCAGTTGGGCGTGGATACATGCGGTGGCGATTCCGGCGGTCCCCTGATGGTGCCCATATCAACAGGCGGCCGGGATGTCTTCTACATCGCCGGGGTCACCTCCTACGGCACGAAGCCCTGCGGCCTCAAGGGATGGCCCGGCGTCTATACCCGGACGGGGGCCTTTATCGATTGGATAAAGGAGAAATTGGAGCCATGA
- the LOC117145827 gene encoding spaetzle-processing enzyme-like — protein sequence MASTEWNFLVLLMVIMAFSEWVQHSDAAQITFGSCTPLESDEHGQCIHITSCPFLAELLTTEPQTPAQLLLLSKSQCGLDNRAEGQVNSTLVCCPRSKRIDVEEPEPSHLPGNDQQPGNVLPGNDVCGFHFADRIFGGTNTSIWEFPWMVLLQYRKLDVNKSTSSNEYTFNCGGTLLNPLYVLTAGHCLANRKLEKAGVVLHSVRLGEWDTRTDPDCTTQMNGQRICAPSHIDIEVEKGIVHDQYVPNSVDQQNDIALVRLRRSVSYTDYVRPICLPTVDLIQNNFVDYSMDVAGWGLTENRQPSPTKLKLTVNVMNRTNCQLKYTSFKVKLYESQLCAGGMAGMDTCDGDSGGPLMVSISTGGRDVFYIAGITSYGTKQCGLGGWPGVYTRTGAFIDWIQQKLEA from the exons ATGGCTTCCACGGAATGGAATTTTCTAGTATTGCTAATGGTGATCATGGCATTTTCCGAATGGGTCCAACATTCAG ACGCGGCACAGATCACCTTTGGCAGCTGTACGCCCCTGGAGAGCGATGAGCATGGCCAGTGCATCCACATCACCAGTTGCCCCTTCCTCGCTGAATTGCTGACGACAGAGCCACAGACTCCCGCCCAGCTTCTCCTCCTCTCCAAGAGTCAATGCGGGCTGGACAACCGGGCTGAGGGTCAGGTGAACAGCACCCTTGTCTGCTGCCCGCGAAGCAAACGGATCGACGTCGAGGAGCCGGAGCCATCGCATTTGCCAGGAAATGATCAGCAGCCTGGTAATGTTCTGCCTGGAAACGACGTCTGTGGATTCCACTTCGCTGATCGCATTTTCGGGGGCACCAACACTAGCATCTGGGAATTTCCGTGGATGGTATTGCTGCAGTATAGAAAAC TTGATGTCAACAAGTCGACATCTTCAAATGAGTATACTTTCAACTGTGGCGGGACTTTGCTCAACCCCCTCTACGTCCTGACAGCTGGCCACTGCCTTGCGAACCGGAAGCTGGAGAAGGCCGGTGTCGTCCTGCACAGCGTTCGCCTGGGGGAGTGGGACACTCGTACCGATCCTGACTGCACCACCCAGATGAACGGACAGCGCATCTGCGCGCCAAGCCACATCGACATCGAGGTGGAGAAGGGCATCGTACATGACCAATACGTGCCTAATTCCGTAGACCAGCAGAATGACATTGCTTTGGTGCGTCTGAGAAGGAGTGTCAG CTACACCGACTACGTGCGCCCCATTTGCCTGCCCACGGTCGATCTGATCCAGAACAACTTCGTAGACTACAGCATGGATGTGGCCGGCTGGGGCCTCACTGAAAACAGACAGCCAAGTCCGACCAAGCTAAAGTTGACCGTCAATGTTATGAATCGAACGAATTGCCAGTTAAAGTACACCTCCTTCAAGGTGAAACTCTATGAATCCCAATTGTGTGCCGGCGGCATGGCGGGTATGGATACCTGCGATGGTGATTCTGGCGGTCCTTTGATGGTGTCCATATCGACAGGCGGTCGGGACGTATTCTACATCGCTGGCATTACCTCC